A single region of the Nitrospiraceae bacterium genome encodes:
- a CDS encoding 4Fe-4S dicluster domain-containing protein, whose amino-acid sequence MALLITAECINCGACLPECPNEAIFETRGDAEAKGNHVGDGQGVGDSIYVITHDRCTECVGHFDEPQCAAVCPVDNCCISDPAYPETTDVLLDKARKLNPDKAIDPAKVWSGVRN is encoded by the coding sequence ATGGCATTGCTGATAACCGCTGAATGTATCAACTGTGGAGCCTGTCTGCCAGAATGTCCGAACGAGGCCATCTTCGAAACTCGCGGCGATGCGGAAGCGAAGGGAAATCATGTGGGCGACGGCCAGGGAGTGGGAGACAGTATATATGTGATCACGCATGACCGCTGTACAGAGTGTGTCGGCCATTTTGACGAACCTCAATGCGCCGCGGTCTGTCCGGTCGACAATTGCTGCATTTCTGACCCTGCCTATCCGGAAACGACGGATGTCTTGCTGGACAAGGCGAGGAAGCTCAATCCTGACAAGGCGATCGATCCGGCAAAAGTGTGGAGCGGTGTGCGGAACTGA
- the tmpT gene encoding thiopurine S-methyltransferase: protein MDASFWHQRWQTNEIPFHERAANPLLLKHFPTLALGKGSRVFVPLCGKSLDIGWLLSRGHAVVGAELSELAVQQLFAELGTEPSVAEIGYARHYRGKQIDIFAGDIFHVSREMLGPVDAVYDRAALVALPEEMRPRYAAHLKEITAHAPQLLICYEYDQAVMPGPPFSVSSQEVHRHYGESYRLTLLDSADVTGGLKGKCPAKENVWLLNRRAMPTSS, encoded by the coding sequence ATGGACGCTAGTTTTTGGCACCAACGGTGGCAGACCAATGAGATTCCGTTCCACGAACGCGCAGCCAATCCACTGCTCCTCAAACATTTCCCCACACTTGCGTTAGGGAAAGGCAGTCGAGTATTTGTGCCCTTGTGCGGTAAGTCGCTTGATATCGGCTGGTTGCTGTCCCGCGGCCATGCAGTTGTCGGCGCTGAACTGAGTGAACTAGCCGTGCAGCAGCTCTTCGCTGAGCTTGGCACCGAACCCAGCGTGGCGGAGATCGGTTACGCACGGCACTACCGCGGGAAGCAGATCGATATCTTTGCTGGTGATATCTTTCATGTGTCGCGCGAGATGCTTGGTCCCGTCGACGCCGTATACGACCGGGCGGCGTTAGTCGCACTCCCGGAAGAGATGCGCCCGCGCTATGCAGCGCACCTCAAGGAGATCACAGCCCATGCGCCCCAATTGCTCATCTGCTATGAGTATGACCAAGCCGTGATGCCAGGTCCTCCATTTTCAGTCAGCAGCCAGGAGGTCCATCGCCACTATGGCGAGAGTTATCGACTCACGCTGTTGGACAGTGCGGACGTGACTGGTGGATTAAAAGGCAAATGCCCGGCGAAAGAGAACGTCTGGCTGCTGAATAGACGAGCGATGCCTACCTCCTCTTAG
- the pyk gene encoding pyruvate kinase yields the protein MHKTRIICTIGPATASYEILQKMYEAGMNIVRLNMSHGDHESHAKVIQHVKTLNRKVKFPIPILLDTQGPSIRTGDLSNELDLQQGAIVTVTTRGSMDVEESSIHIDYADLLDAVSIGDKITVDNGLINFEVLEKHERLMRCRVLDGGLLKSKRHVNLPGVRVNLPAITQKDTKDILFGLERDVDFIALSFVREAEDIRQLKALMGDKVGRVKIIAKIEDQEGVLNLEEIVKESDGIMVARGDLGVEINLEDLPNVQRTIVQMCAEYGKRVIVATHLLESMIHNPHPTRAEVTDVANAIYEEVDAVMLSGETTVGKYPVRCVEYLRKIALKSETIPGLQLAKRLRNAGNKQQLAAAAVQLAEGVKAKGIVVITRRGLMADLVANCRPFYTNIYAFTNMSQPRRTMMLNRGVFPFKIDFSSEPEKTLQTAFRILRDRERFQTGDKLVIISDVLAQQRVDSIQIRDIPLDTIPPEVSDEAS from the coding sequence ATGCACAAGACCCGCATCATTTGCACGATCGGCCCTGCGACAGCATCGTACGAGATACTGCAGAAGATGTACGAGGCCGGCATGAATATTGTGCGGCTGAATATGTCCCATGGCGACCACGAGTCCCACGCCAAGGTGATCCAGCACGTGAAGACCCTCAACCGGAAGGTGAAATTTCCGATCCCCATCCTCCTGGACACGCAAGGGCCGTCTATTCGCACCGGGGACCTCTCCAACGAACTTGATCTGCAGCAAGGCGCTATCGTGACCGTCACCACTCGCGGATCGATGGACGTTGAAGAGAGCTCCATCCATATCGACTATGCGGACTTGCTGGATGCAGTCAGCATCGGAGATAAGATCACCGTGGACAACGGGCTGATCAATTTCGAGGTTCTGGAGAAGCACGAGCGCCTGATGCGGTGCCGTGTTCTGGACGGCGGCCTCTTGAAGAGCAAGCGCCATGTCAATCTCCCGGGGGTCCGCGTCAATCTGCCTGCGATCACGCAAAAGGACACCAAGGATATCCTGTTCGGCCTGGAACGGGACGTGGACTTTATCGCCCTGTCTTTTGTGCGCGAGGCCGAGGACATCCGGCAACTGAAGGCCCTCATGGGCGACAAGGTCGGCAGGGTGAAGATCATCGCGAAGATCGAGGACCAGGAAGGGGTCCTGAATTTAGAGGAGATCGTCAAAGAATCGGACGGCATTATGGTCGCGCGCGGAGACTTGGGCGTGGAGATCAACCTGGAAGATCTGCCGAATGTCCAGCGCACGATCGTGCAAATGTGTGCCGAGTACGGAAAACGCGTGATCGTGGCAACCCATCTGCTCGAATCCATGATCCACAACCCGCACCCCACCCGTGCCGAGGTTACCGACGTCGCCAACGCGATCTATGAAGAAGTCGATGCCGTCATGCTGTCCGGGGAAACCACGGTGGGGAAGTATCCGGTCAGGTGCGTTGAATACCTGCGCAAGATCGCGCTCAAATCCGAGACGATCCCGGGACTGCAGCTCGCCAAACGATTGCGCAACGCGGGCAACAAACAGCAATTGGCGGCGGCGGCCGTTCAGCTCGCCGAAGGTGTCAAGGCCAAGGGAATCGTCGTGATTACCAGACGGGGACTCATGGCTGATCTCGTCGCGAACTGCCGTCCGTTCTATACGAACATCTACGCCTTTACCAACATGAGCCAACCGCGACGGACCATGATGCTCAATCGCGGTGTCTTTCCGTTCAAGATCGATTTCAGTTCGGAGCCTGAGAAGACGCTGCAAACGGCCTTCCGAATCCTGAGGGACCGTGAACGGTTTCAGACGGGTGACAAGCTCGTGATCATCTCGGACGTCCTGGCCCAGCAACGGGTCGATTCGATTCAGATTCGTGACATCCCCTTGGATACGATCCCGCCAGAAGTATCCGACGAGGCAAGCTGA
- a CDS encoding XRE family transcriptional regulator, whose product MLIDAFTICCISWVRLIKKRTPTNHIFRQLECADKEAQILNLRARLMAELEKHIREKGLPQKKAAGQPGVIQPWSRDLMRGKINLLSVDLLITMFTNAGLKVDVKASRSAA is encoded by the coding sequence TTGCTGATTGACGCTTTTACAATATGTTGTATAAGCTGGGTTCGACTTATCAAGAAGCGCACGCCGACCAATCATATTTTTAGGCAACTGGAATGTGCTGACAAAGAGGCGCAGATTCTGAATTTACGCGCGAGACTGATGGCCGAACTGGAGAAACACATTCGTGAAAAGGGGTTACCTCAGAAGAAGGCAGCTGGCCAACCTGGCGTAATACAACCTTGGAGCAGGGACCTGATGCGCGGCAAGATCAACCTGTTGAGCGTGGACTTGCTTATTACCATGTTCACCAACGCTGGCCTCAAGGTCGATGTGAAAGCCAGCCGATCCGCTGCCTGA
- a CDS encoding catalase family peroxidase, translating into MWKSLAATATLTLMLIAPAYVAAQEAPGNQKSLAEQLVDAFNKVFGVHPGKRANHPKGVVLEGAFVPSASAASLSKATHLQKRKTAIPVTVRFSAGSGLPTVPDTDAMPRGMAVKFALPDGTNTDLVVLSVNRFPVATAEEFRDFLLAIAASGPDAPKPTEFDKFLSAHPAAKAFVEAPKPQPVSYATLPYFGINAFKFTNAKGATTFGRYQLQPVTGEQFLTKEQLATMGPDYLTTEIGERVRHGPIKFKLLVQVAEKDDKIDDPTIVWPDTRKKVELGTITITKAVADSQAAEKKLLFVPGVVVPGIEPADPMIAARSAAYIVSLSRRAQAP; encoded by the coding sequence ATGTGGAAATCACTCGCAGCGACAGCCACGCTGACCCTCATGCTTATCGCCCCCGCTTATGTAGCGGCTCAGGAGGCCCCCGGAAATCAGAAATCGTTGGCTGAGCAACTCGTCGATGCGTTCAACAAAGTGTTCGGAGTCCATCCTGGGAAGCGCGCCAATCATCCGAAGGGTGTCGTATTAGAGGGAGCATTCGTTCCGAGTGCGTCGGCGGCATCGTTGAGTAAAGCCACTCACCTCCAGAAGCGAAAAACTGCGATTCCGGTGACAGTTCGTTTCTCCGCTGGCTCTGGGCTACCCACCGTTCCTGATACCGACGCCATGCCGCGCGGCATGGCCGTCAAATTTGCCCTTCCGGACGGAACCAACACGGATCTTGTCGTCCTGTCCGTCAACCGCTTCCCCGTTGCCACGGCGGAAGAGTTCAGGGACTTTCTGCTCGCGATCGCGGCAAGCGGACCAGATGCTCCGAAACCCACCGAATTCGACAAATTCTTGAGCGCCCATCCGGCGGCGAAGGCGTTCGTGGAGGCACCGAAGCCTCAACCAGTGAGTTACGCCACCCTGCCCTATTTCGGGATCAACGCCTTCAAGTTCACGAACGCCAAAGGGGCAACCACATTCGGTCGCTACCAGCTTCAGCCTGTGACGGGGGAGCAATTCCTCACTAAAGAGCAACTTGCCACGATGGGGCCCGATTATCTGACGACTGAGATTGGCGAGCGGGTTCGCCATGGTCCCATCAAGTTCAAATTGCTGGTGCAGGTGGCCGAGAAGGACGACAAGATCGACGACCCCACGATCGTGTGGCCGGATACCAGGAAGAAGGTCGAGCTGGGCACGATCACCATCACGAAGGCCGTGGCCGACAGCCAGGCAGCCGAAAAGAAGTTGCTCTTTGTCCCTGGTGTCGTGGTTCCTGGTATCGAGCCGGCCGATCCGATGATCGCTGCGCGGTCGGCAGCCTATATCGTATCCCTGTCGCGTCGGGCTCAGGCCCCATGA
- a CDS encoding CsgG/HfaB family protein: MERINPDKPPRAVVWGNHPAVVDAATQTMQEMKVQVVERVRLKEILNEQKVRLINTSDDEAELLKVGRLLGADQIVFADAAVLSEEVQRIVDSYGGFSQAETVYQLSVSVRNTSVETGELRWSGTATYPKPVTNRDEGLIDLTRHAMSHAVCPLENGYTWDERAGCRKPQ, from the coding sequence ATGGAACGAATCAATCCTGATAAACCTCCGAGAGCCGTCGTTTGGGGAAATCATCCTGCGGTGGTGGATGCGGCAACCCAAACGATGCAGGAAATGAAGGTGCAAGTTGTTGAGCGTGTCCGTCTCAAGGAAATCCTGAATGAGCAAAAGGTCCGTTTGATCAACACATCCGACGATGAAGCGGAATTGCTCAAGGTAGGGCGCCTCCTCGGAGCCGACCAGATCGTTTTCGCCGATGCGGCGGTACTCTCGGAAGAAGTCCAGAGAATAGTAGACAGTTATGGCGGATTTAGCCAAGCAGAGACGGTCTATCAGCTCAGCGTCTCTGTCAGGAATACCAGTGTTGAAACTGGGGAGCTTCGATGGAGCGGTACGGCCACATATCCCAAACCCGTCACGAATCGAGACGAGGGACTTATTGACCTGACACGTCATGCCATGTCGCATGCGGTATGCCCTCTTGAAAACGGCTATACCTGGGACGAGCGAGCGGGCTGTCGAAAACCCCAGTGA
- a CDS encoding DUF1566 domain-containing protein codes for MRTTRQLSNSLMVGLCVLVWCLFTFGTRASSALADAQANPNPTMVVSDLPKNWGKKLPSASRFAVLSAFGDAAVRDDETGLVWEKTLETDELSWADARAACADKDVGGRKGWRLPSISELASLVDPSMRTGSTLPLGHPFTNVLSDVYWSATTMAGNPNSAWLVFFDTGKVTNAFKTITFHVWCVRGGTSADQY; via the coding sequence ATGAGAACCACGAGGCAACTGTCTAACAGTCTAATGGTAGGACTCTGTGTCTTGGTCTGGTGTTTGTTCACGTTCGGGACGAGGGCAAGCAGTGCCTTGGCAGATGCCCAAGCAAATCCTAATCCCACGATGGTTGTCTCCGACCTCCCCAAAAATTGGGGCAAGAAGCTGCCGAGTGCCTCGCGATTTGCTGTATTGAGTGCCTTCGGAGATGCGGCGGTTCGAGATGACGAAACCGGGCTCGTGTGGGAAAAGACTCTGGAAACGGACGAGCTGTCCTGGGCCGATGCTCGCGCTGCCTGTGCCGATAAAGACGTGGGTGGTCGGAAAGGCTGGAGGCTCCCGTCGATTTCTGAACTGGCGAGTCTCGTAGATCCTTCCATGAGAACAGGATCCACCCTGCCCCTGGGCCATCCCTTTACCAACGTCTTGAGCGACGTATACTGGTCGGCAACGACGATGGCAGGCAATCCGAACAGCGCATGGCTCGTCTTCTTCGACACCGGCAAGGTGACCAACGCCTTTAAGACTATTACCTTCCATGTCTGGTGTGTGCGCGGTGGCACGAGTGCGGATCAGTATTGA
- a CDS encoding DUF2339 domain-containing protein, giving the protein MTEEFERRFQAIEARLQTIEDALKLRHTDPGPLLTRPAMPSPQSRPARPHAPAAPSTPTATAVLGWSSVAALILAAAYVIRLAISVGWLTPVRQVVLAALFGFALIFIGFTLREKHPRYASFLPGAGLVILFLADYGSHLYYTLLSPLHAMVGVALICAIALALGRIFEGEFYPLVAVVGSYSAPILLSTFHQDPLDLAIYFSAWSLLYCWYAIKVGQRRVYLLAAYLALIVFDSAWRSGTSSHWQGAIIFQFVQFFMFAGATSIFSITHNVPLEMPSVKSHLPVLMIFYFLQYSTLQQHMPAWAPWIACGSFTVLLGIYALVRVSFRSMAASRLIIAVYGAVVMTHAVYLELLPDRSRLWIGLGLVVVMAIYASLHPEHVFNWWPVFAAALVIFFISDGRLLFGWEAQEVPGHQFLLSLYATALYVGYALLQRQPEMAAASPWLLYMGHVNAMVAATQIFHGRLAISLVWGILAVATLLLAIRLSNKNLGQSALFVFGAFGIKVWLFDLSGADPIVRIGCLLVLGASLYVGGLLYQKMVELPNAAARDKTTGALEFQK; this is encoded by the coding sequence ATGACCGAAGAATTCGAGAGACGCTTCCAGGCGATTGAAGCTCGCCTCCAAACGATCGAAGACGCCCTGAAACTCCGCCATACCGATCCCGGTCCGCTTCTGACGCGGCCCGCCATGCCTTCCCCCCAGTCGCGGCCGGCACGCCCTCATGCTCCAGCTGCCCCGTCTACACCGACGGCAACGGCAGTGTTGGGCTGGAGCAGTGTAGCCGCTCTCATCCTTGCCGCTGCATATGTAATTCGCCTCGCGATCAGCGTTGGCTGGCTGACACCTGTTCGTCAGGTGGTTCTCGCCGCCCTCTTCGGGTTCGCTCTAATCTTCATCGGATTCACATTGAGGGAGAAGCATCCCCGGTACGCAAGTTTTCTGCCCGGCGCAGGATTAGTCATCCTGTTTCTTGCAGATTACGGCAGCCATCTCTACTACACCTTGCTCTCACCGCTTCACGCCATGGTCGGGGTCGCGCTCATCTGTGCGATCGCGTTAGCCCTGGGGCGTATCTTTGAAGGTGAGTTTTATCCGCTCGTCGCGGTGGTTGGTTCCTATTCAGCTCCGATCCTCCTTTCAACCTTTCATCAAGACCCCTTGGATCTCGCGATCTACTTCTCCGCTTGGAGCCTGCTCTACTGTTGGTACGCCATCAAGGTTGGTCAACGGCGGGTGTACCTGTTGGCCGCTTATCTGGCTTTGATTGTTTTCGACAGTGCATGGAGATCCGGAACCAGCTCACACTGGCAAGGGGCAATCATTTTCCAGTTCGTTCAGTTCTTCATGTTCGCCGGCGCCACGAGCATCTTTTCCATTACCCATAACGTTCCTCTCGAGATGCCTTCGGTAAAGTCTCATCTCCCCGTGCTGATGATCTTTTATTTTTTGCAATATTCAACGCTGCAGCAGCATATGCCTGCATGGGCTCCTTGGATCGCGTGCGGCAGCTTCACCGTGCTTCTTGGAATCTATGCATTGGTACGCGTCTCCTTCCGATCGATGGCAGCAAGTCGGCTCATCATCGCAGTCTATGGGGCTGTGGTCATGACGCATGCGGTGTATCTCGAATTGCTGCCGGACCGTTCACGATTATGGATCGGTCTGGGGCTGGTCGTAGTTATGGCTATCTATGCGAGTTTGCACCCTGAACACGTCTTCAACTGGTGGCCTGTGTTTGCTGCGGCGCTAGTGATCTTTTTCATCAGCGATGGTCGCCTGCTTTTCGGGTGGGAGGCACAGGAAGTCCCCGGCCACCAGTTCCTCCTTTCACTGTATGCGACCGCATTGTATGTGGGCTATGCACTTCTTCAACGCCAACCAGAGATGGCCGCCGCTTCTCCCTGGCTGCTCTACATGGGACACGTGAACGCGATGGTCGCGGCGACGCAGATATTCCATGGACGTCTCGCCATCTCTCTCGTCTGGGGCATTTTGGCTGTTGCGACCCTTCTGCTCGCCATACGCCTGTCCAACAAGAACCTCGGCCAGTCCGCCCTCTTCGTCTTCGGTGCTTTTGGGATTAAAGTCTGGCTGTTTGACCTATCCGGTGCCGATCCGATCGTCCGGATCGGTTGTCTTCTTGTGCTTGGAGCATCACTCTACGTTGGAGGACTGCTCTACCAAAAGATGGTCGAGTTGCCCAACGCAGCCGCCAGAGATAAGACAACAGGGGCACTAGAATTTCAGAAATAA